GACAGAGATGTCCTCTCAAGCGAGCTGCAGCAGCCCATTCTCCCAGTCACAATCCCTATGCTCTTGCTCCTGCCCTTAGGGTTACCTGGGCTGCCAAGCCTTGTCAGAGATGATCAAGTTTTACCTGGAGGTGGTGATGCCGCAGGCTGAAAACCACGGCCCCGACATCAAGGAGCATGTGAATTCCCTGGGGGAAAAGCTGACGACCCTCAGGATCAGGCTGCGGCGCTGTGTGAGTAGAAGCCCAGTTTTTCCCCTGGAGGCTGTCCCCACCTCCTATGGAACAGTAGGCCCCAGAGACACACCGACAGGCAGCCAGGGACACAACTGGGCAAAGCACCCAGAGTCAGTCAGATCTCTTGCTCATTTCTGTCTGAGCAGGGGGTGGGGTGGCTGCTAGGCACTCACATGTGAAGATTTGCAAACAGCTTTCCTGTTATTTGTGACTCATTTGTGGCTTATTAACTACTCCCCTCTCTCACATGAAAGGGGCCCAGAGCTTCAGTGAGGTACCCTTGTCCCTTTGGACCTAGACCCTGGGCTTGGCAGGAGGGATTCAGAAGGTGAGGCTCCTGGGCAGAGCCAAACCCTGCTCACTTCTTCCTggaccttttagaagtagaatCCTAAGCAGAGCCAGTGACTGCCAGGGTTTTTTTCCCTGACATTTTAGAAAGGCCTGGGGAATATTCACCCCTGGGCGGGAGTGCCAATGAAGAAGCCCCTCTCCCCCAGGTAACCTGTGTCTCCAACTGACATGACACCTTCTCCGCTGGcctccttttttttctccctgataTTGAAACATCCGTTGGGCCCTATATGCAGGACAAAGCTGTGCAAAGGGCCTGGTCAGTGTCACTGTGACAACAGTCTCCATTCCTCAGGGACGTAGAAAGGGTCCTTAGTGGGTGAGACTGAAGAAGAGTGACAGGTCAGAGAGGCAGGAAAGGGACATGCTAAGAATGTCTAGCTCAGCATTCTGGGAGACACCATGGCGCTCTGGGGAGGAAGCCCTGAGCGAGACCTGGGTGTCATCGAAGCCTTGCAAACATCTCAGAGTGACCCCAGAGAAATGCAGCTTGCCTCTCCACGCTGTGTTTCTTCCCTGCACAGTGGGTAAGGATGAGGTTGGGCTCAGGTTTCCCAGGCTGCTGCAGGGGGTGGACATTCCACATGAACTGCAGCTTGTCATCTGAGTGCTGTGGACACAGTGCTGAGAGTTAAGGTATTGACACTTTTTTTCCTCTCACAGCACCGATTTCTTCCCTGTGAAAATAGGAGCAAAGCGGTGGAGCAAGTGAAGGAAGCCTTCAGTAAGGTGAGAGCGCAGATGGTCGACCCTGGTCACTCCCCAGAGGGCAGGTGTGGGGGTGGCCAGTGCTAAGCAGACCCCGTTCTTCACTCAGAGGGAGTGTGGGAACCCAGCACATGGTGTGACCCCCTCAGCCAGCAAGGAGCTGCCACCTGGGTTATATTTGTTTTCTGTGAAGTGTCTTTGGGGGTTTCTAAATGACTGCTCCTCGCCTTCGCAGGCCTGCGGGCTTGCCTGGCCAGCCAACCTGCGTACACAGTGGGCAGGGTGGTGGGGAGAGTGACAAAGGAAACAGAAAGTACAGAAAGTCGCTTGTTGGGAATCGAGGCTGAACCCACACGTGCAGGAAGCTGACACGTGAATGTGCACATACAAACATGCCTGGGGTTCAGACTACGCTCCCCAAAACTCAGACAGAGCAGGAAACAGAGGCAAGTTCTCACTTGTCTGGAGTTGGTCCACCCGCTTTCCATCTGCCACTCACACCTGCTGGAGGCGGCTGAGAATGCTGACTCCCAAACCAAATGGGGTTTCACGCTTCCAAGTGCCCGTGAACCTTTTAAACCCTGTTTCCCAGAAGCTGTGTGACCTGTGTCCCCTTTCATGGGCTGGGGACTGATGCTGGGCCAGTTCTAACATCAGGGGGCGCGAATCCTCTGAAGGTAGACTTGAGGGGCAGGGCAGAGCTGGCTTGGTGGGAACACAAGTGTACAAAAAAGGCCCGCCCACTCTTTGGTTCCCTTCTCTACTTCTCTCATTGTCTTGCTTTCAAACTGCTTCCTCTAATGTCTTTACATCGAATTCTGAATAAGCATCATGTGAACATATGACCTTTAAAATTGTTGAAAAGGCACCATATTTAAGACTATGCGTTGGGAAGCGAGTACCCTTGCTACCCGCTAGCTGTGCCTCAAGCCTGGAGAAGACAAAGGTCAATGCACAGTCTTTCCCAAGACAGGTGGACAGAGCTTCAGATTCCCGGGGTTGTCCCTTCGCCTCCCAACACCAGTGAGCAAGTGCAACTTCTGTGCCCCAGGGTCATGCTGCACCCAAGTGATAGGGAGGAACCACTTACTCAGTCAGATGGGATCTAACTAAATACTTCTCTTCTTCCTACACAGCTCCAAGAGAAAGGTGTCTACAAGGCCATGAGTGAGTTTGACATCTTCATCAACTACATAGAATCCTACATGACAAtgaagataaaaaattaaaacattctaAGAAGCAAAAAACCCAACATGGCGACTCTACTAGACTCTAGGACATGAATTGGAGGTCTCCAAGATCAGATCCTAGGCTCTGGGAGAAACAAACCAGCTCCTCGGAAAACCCTATCATACCTCTCTCCTAGAATATTTATTACCTCTGATACCTCAACTCCcatttctatttatttactgaGCTTCTCTCTGAACTATTTAGAAAGAAGCGCaatattttaagtttttcaatatttattgtttttcacCTGTGTTTAAGCTGTTTCCATAGGATAACAGCCTGTGGTATTTAgtgtttttaaagaaattgtaagttatataaggaaaaaaaaagttctttgggGAGCCAACTGAAGCTTCCATCCTAAGCCTAACCACATTTTACAGCTGTTGAGTTGTTTGCCCTGACCTCCCTCTAATTTCTCTTGTCCCTGGGCCTGGGGCTCCAGAGTGTTACAAAGACTCTTAGGAATGGAGCCAGGGTTGGACTTCCCTAGTCTCACTCCCCAACTACTTTATTCTTAAAAGCTGTGGCCAGCTTGTTATTTATAACAACTTAAGTTGGTTCTAATAGAACTCAGTTATAACTAGAAGTATTTCAATTCCTCTGGGAATGTTATATTGTTCATCTGTCTTCACAACAGATTTTagttttgaataaataaatagatctTATTAAAATAATGCTATGGTGTTCGATGGCTTCTCTTTGATTAAAATTGCTCCCTCAACACTTTCAAGACagaaccaaaaccactgccgtcaagtcgattccgactcatagtgaccctataggacagcatagaactgccccatagagtttccaaggagcgcttggtggattcgaactgtcgacctcttggttagcagctatagcacttaaccactacaccatcaagaCAGAACAGAGAAGGTAAATGAATTCTGCCTTCCAGAGAGAGGAAGCCAGCTACCCTCTTCCAGGAGGAAAAGTTATTCTCCTTCAAAAGCCAAAGCAAAGACCACCATGGTCCTCCCATGGACCTTTCCTTATGCctttaaagagatttaaaaaaaaaaaaaaccttgccgtcaaatcgatcctgactcattgcgaccctataggacagagtaagactgccccaaaagtatttccaaggagcagctggtggattcgaactgccaaccttttggttagcagccgtagctcaccatcgcttttaaccactgcaccaccaggtctccaaggaGATGTAAGATCATGTTAATTTTCATGACTAAGGATGTGattgtattgtttgttgttgttgttaggtgccgtcaagtcagtttcaactcgtagcaacccgtatacaacagaacaaaacactgcccagacttGCGCCACCCTCAAAATctttgctatctttgagcccattgttgcagccactgtgtcaatacatctcattaagggtcttccgctttttcacttttatcaagcatgatctccttctccagagtctggttcctcctgataacatgtccaaagtacttgagacgaagtctcatgatccttgcttctaaggatcatcctggctgttcttcttcccagacagatgtgttcgttcttctagcagtccatagtatattcagtattcctcaccaacgtcataattcaaaggcaccaattcttcttcagtcttctttaattcattgtccagctttcaaaggcatatgaggccattaaaaataccatgacttgggtcaggtacaccttagtcctcaaggtgacatctttgctttcaacactttaaagaggtcttttcaacACATTCGCcccatgcaatatgttgtttgatttcctgactgctgcttccatgggcattgattgtggatccaagtgaaacgaaatccttgatagcttcaatcctttctccatttatcaggatgttgcttagtggtccagttgtgaggatttttgttttctttatgttgagttgtaatccatactgaaggctgtagtctttgatcttcatcagtaattgcttcaagtcctcttcactttcagcaagcaaggttgtgtcatctgcatattgcaggttgtttattGAGTTTTCCTCTACATaccaaaattagaaaaatagggaggGGAAGGCTTTTAGTATGCTTTTTGCTTCTTCAAACTCCAAAGGTCTAGGGGTGAACACTATTTTGCCTGGTTCTTACCTCACAGGCTTATACTGAGGTTTAAGTAAGATAAAGTGCTAACGTAGCTCCTGATAACAAGAGGTGGTCCCAGTGCACAGGGTTGGTTGTTCTTGGTATTCACAACTATAAGCTTCCACTTATCTCCTTGAGCTGAGATGAAAGGCATTAGGGCTGGGCCCTACAGAGTGGAAGATAATCAAATCTGCCCACTTGACAGGACACCCAAAGACTCAAGCTGTTGCCGCTCTCTATCCCCTCTCTGAGCCATCAGATATATGTGAGGTTGGCTTCTGGCTGCGGTCTATTGGGAGGGGCATGGTGGCTGGGGAAGCCCTACTCAAAGCCCCGTGACTTAgaggagagagggggaaagaTTGGGCTAAGTAAACACTGATCCCCCTTACCCTTTGCCAGGGTCTAGGGGAGGGCGGGAGCTGACTGACTGTGGTCAGTTTTTCAGTAAGACCTGACTCACTTCGGTTAAAGTAACCATAGGAAGGAAGTGGGAAGCATCAAAGCTGAAATTCTGAGATGAAAGGTTGGGGTTAAGAATGGAGGCTAGCAGAAGACAAGGAGAGAGAGACTGAGGCTCTCTACATTTAGGCTCTCTCTACTGGACTGGAGAAGATGCCCTGAATCCCTTGGCATGGAAGATGTGGTCTACACTGCCAGGCAATGCATACTAACTTAAACTTGAGGTTGGCACCTCACGAGTAGTAAGAGGGCCTCTGAACCAACAGACAGAAACTCACCTGGAGAGCCATACTTCTAATACAATGTCAACAGTAGCTACACTTTAATGAACGCTTATTTTGAGCTAGTCAGCACTGGGCATATATATTTAGGCTCAGAAATGTTGATATGGCTTGGCCACAGTGTAATGGGCCAAATGGAGAACTGATCATAGCATAAAACACTTTTCCCTTTTATTAATTGTTTATTGCTGCCCCTAAATTTcacagtttaaaacaacaaacatttattatcttacatttTATGTGAATCAGGAATCTGGGAGTGGCTTAACTGGATAGCTCTGGCTCAATGAGGTTGTAAGCAAGATGTCAGCCAGGGCTGCATTCATCTAAAGGCTTGACTGGAGCTGGAAGATTCACTTCTATGATGGCTCACTCACCTGGCTGTTGGCTcaaggcctcagttcctcataaCTATTGGCAGGTGGCCTTGGTTCCTTGTCACATGGGCCTCCCATAGGGCTTCTTAAGTGTCcttacaacatggcagctggcttcccctaTAGCCAGTGACTCAAGAGAGAGATCAAGTAGAAAGTCACACtgtcttttatgacctagtcTCAGAAATCTCACATCATCACTTTTGTCACATTCCATTTGCTAAAGTAAATTACCAAGTATAGTGGAATCAGGTTCTATCTTTTGAAGGGAGGAATATCAAAGAAtttatgaacatattttaaaGCTACCACACTCTTCTAAGAATTTCATCAGAAATAGTTTTGTGTTAGAATGCTACCTTAGACTCCTGGGTTGTTGGGGTAAGCATCAATGTGCATGGATGGGTCATCATCATGGACATTACTTTCCTGCAGTCCTCTCTCTTTTAGGCTCAGTCTAATACATTCACTTTTCTAagactcattttctcatctggaaaactAGCACAACTTCCTTGGCAGGTATGGAATCTTGGGTATGaaggtgtgtatgtgttttagacaatgtcttagctatctagtagtgctgctataacagaaataccacaagtggatgagtttaagaaacagagatttattcgctcacagtttaggaggctagaaatctgaattcagggtgtcagctccaggagaatgcattctctctctgtcagctttgggggaaggtccttgtcatcaatcttcccctgttctaggagcttctcggcacagggaccccaggtccaaaggacaccctccactcctggctcttattgcttggtggtaatgaggtccctctcctctctgctctattctctcttttatatctcaaaagagattgacttaagatgcaacctaatcctgtagattgagtcctgctttattaacgtaactgcctccagtcctgcctcattaacatcatagcacTTAGGGTTTATAACACAAGGGTAATCACATTagatcataaaatggtggacaaccacacagccCTGGAAATCATGGTCTAGCATACTgatacaaattttggggggacacagttcaattcatgacaaactaggagcacagaggtttttgctttttatttttgttttgcaaTAAACCAGATTGCCTAAGAAGAGCAACCACTTCATCTCTTCCCAAGTCCACTCTGTCCCCTCACTACCAGAGTGTGGCTGACAATGGAAAATGAGAATTACCTGTGGCCCTGGCAACTGAGGTGAGGAGAGTGCAATCAGTCAGAAGAAACCTGTCAGATCTGTGGTTACCCTAACTACCCACTGACGGAAAGCAGAGGGATAAAAAGTAGACAGTTTCCTCCATTTTGAAAGTGAGGCACATTCCAGAAGGGAGAGGATGAGAGCAGAGATGAAAAGAGGAGAGAATAAGCCTGGCTCAATGACAGAAGCTGCCTATTCTACGACATTTTCTTCTCAAAACATTTGCATGAGTGGATTTAATTGTGGAATTGTGGGGGCTAGCTTTAGACCTGAAGTTTTACGGGGAAAAGCAGACACAGTTCTCCAAAGACATAGAAGCTAGGTCAAAATAACAGAAGCCCAGAATTTAAAATGGCAGGAAGATCTTTGAACTTTCACAAGTGGCAGAACTGGCTGCAGAATGAACTAGTAATCTCTACTTCTCTGAGGGGCTCGTGGTTCCCAGGTGACACATGGCCCATTACTCAACCCGCATTTTAGGCACTAATTCACACAGCAACTATAAAATTTTTGCTTACGTTGTCTGAACCTCAATTTACACAATAATAAAACAAGGAAGTTAGTCTGGATTGATGGTTTCCACCCCGGGCCGCCAGACTCATGCGGGTTCTTGAAGGCACTCATGGCAGTGAAGTAGGGGAGATGTCTTTGAGCAACTTCCAAAACGTGGAAAAGCCTAAAGGAAATTTTACATTTACCACCTCTACCACCCATAAGCCTGCACAAGTTCACTGAAAAATCACTTCTCTGTGTTTTGCAGGAGTCACATCCACTTTGTGTGGAAAGGTaggttgctaaccagaagctcTATTTAGTAATCACATATTAAACATTTGATTaacaaaatcagaaaataaaattatttctttaaataatttttaaccagccaaaatattttaaaatagattaGTCTCTGGGGCAAATTATTAGAAGCAGCCCTTCACGGTGCAAAGGTTTACACCACTAAACCAGATGACCTCTAAATTTCCCTCAAGCCCATAGCTCCTAATTACAGCATGTAAGTCCTTCAGTCAGCCCGGCCCCATTCCTGCTTAAACCCTCCTCTGGGACACATTCCTATGTCTGCAGAGTCCGTGCTGGTGCTTTTCCAGACAGCCTCTCAGTCATCTGTGTGTAATCAACAGCTCCCCTCTCCCAGTGGGGCTAAGCAGCCAGACAGCCTTGAGCTTCCAGAAGCCTCCTTGGCACTCTGACTGTAGAGGACATGGAGGAGAAAAAAGACCTGAGGAAAAGTTGCTGGGCTTACCTATTACTCCACAGAACAGTGATGATGTGCACAGCCTCTGGAGTTTGACAAACCTTGGCTTAAAGACCAGGGCTGCCACTTACCTGCTGCATGCTCTTGGGACATCACTTACCTCAGTATTCTCTTCTGCAACATGGGAGAACAATTACTCCCTAAAGGTGTAGAAGCCATGAGAAATAAAGGCAGAAATCCATAGAAAGCTCCTGGCACAGAGTAATACTTAATAACACTAGTTCTACCCCtttgatggagtccctggatgccacaaacagttaagcacttgactactatcagaaaggttggcagtttgaaccaacctaGAGATGCCTCAtaaaacaggcctggcaacctgctcttctgtaaggtcacagccttgaaaaccttatggggtttTCACACATAGGGTAGCcctgagttgcaactgacttggctgcaactaacaacatcccTTAAACATTTGCGGGAGTGCTCCTGTGGGTCCAGGTGGAAAGCTGGGTGCTAGAACCATGAAAACAGCTGCCACACCTGTGCTTGTGCCAATAGCTAGACCTGGACCTTTCCTTACAATGCCTTCCACCTCCTGTATCCACCATTTCTGGATGGAAAGAGAAAATGTCCCAGCCCTGCActtgggagggaaagaagggaaataactttttttttaatttattttttattgagaatatacacagcagaacatacaccaattcagcaatttctacatgtacaattcagggacattgattacattcttcaagttgtgtaaccattctaaccctccttttccaaattgttcctcctctattaacacaaactcactgctccctaagtttcctatctaatctttctagttgctgtagtcagtttgatcctatgtggtgcctggggtcttaaaagcttgtaagcagccatttaagatacaacaattggtctctatccaactggagtaacagaggaaggagaaccaggaacagggagaggaaaaggaatgtgtgactaattgcttccatgaaaaacggcctcttttgccatgaaagcagaactggatgatgcttggctaccattactgaacattttaatcaaagattctatagaagacccactttggtgagtggcatttgaggtcttaaaagcttgtacgCAGCTATCTAAGATGGACCAATTGGTCCCATTCCACTTGGAGCCAAGgcgaatgaagaaaaacaaagacaaatgaaaatattagcccaagagacaaaaaaggccacataaaccagagactctgccagtctgaga
The DNA window shown above is from Loxodonta africana isolate mLoxAfr1 chromosome 20, mLoxAfr1.hap2, whole genome shotgun sequence and carries:
- the IL10 gene encoding interleukin-10 isoform X2: MACSALLCCLVFLAGVGASQSQETPSENSCTYFPGSLPNMLRELRMAFDRVKTFFQKKDQLDNMLLNKSLLEDFKGYLGCQALSEMIKFYLEVVMPQAENHGPDIKEHVNSLGEKLTTLRIRLRRCHRFLPCENRSKAVEQVKEAFSKLQEKGVYKAMSEFDIFINYIESYMTMKIKN
- the IL10 gene encoding interleukin-10 isoform X1 is translated as MACSALLCCLVFLAGVGASQSQETPSENSCTYFPGSLPNMLRELRMAFDRVKTFFQKKDQLDNMLLNKSLLEDFKGYLGCQALSEMIKFYLEVVMPQAENHGPDIKEHVNSLGEKLTTLRIRLRRCVSRSPVFPLEAVPTSYGTVGPRDTPTGSQGHNWAKHPESVRSLAHFCLSRGWGGC